The proteins below come from a single Poecilia reticulata strain Guanapo linkage group LG5, Guppy_female_1.0+MT, whole genome shotgun sequence genomic window:
- the nckap1l gene encoding nck-associated protein 1-like isoform X1, which yields MDYQQKLAEKLTILNERGSGVLIRMNYIKKLCTDPKLRPGFLTDKGMEPAVKYINKKFPNIDFRGNIQNLTCIQRQKSEVLAATASFYDSFLDVIEFRDHVYELLNTIDACQCFFDIASNFDFTKNYLDLISTYASVIILLSRIDDKKVLVGMFNCAHEMTNGSSDPSYPRLGQMFVEYDHPWKKLTEEFGPHTRSVTAALLSLKMVYPRRNLPAEQWRSAQLLSLLSTPASMLDPACCETMACEYLSMEIMERWIIIGFLLCHSSLNTNQASLELWKMALRSGLFLNLTREEVLNIHKVSEDLFDGIKGYSKRIADIKECREHVLANCGAMHRERRHFLRAALKELFKVLEDEPGLLGPKALFVMMALSFSRDEVMWLVRHSENMPKMKTLDDYNDNQMAELLYFMEKLRGLMKKYNHVVQRYHVQYLAQFDALLLNDTIQNMYVCPEEESVLMSSFVSTLSALSIKQVDNKEEFDFTGLRMDWLRLQAYTSVNKAPLPLKDYPDLAKVMNMIQFHTRMVDSVEEMLYETSELSILCFYPRVFEKMFTQSSEEMTMKRYLMSFPSVCSHFSQCGHPLCPEETEILEKRSLRLCVTFLEQIAKQTGGVVLEICAEQRNLNDQLLPKHCAESISAARYRKQKKPLPKKGEVQKEKPGAESLRKDRSVTTNMDKLHMMLTELCSSYSLSADIMVFEHVVVPTEFLLSHLEMRLTEIIVKMTNYNQTTQEITRPSDLLAGIRSYTASMHGLAGYINVDVTRLVKSVLLQQTQPLDSRGGATVTHYYTTWYLEALLRQASSSLIVHCPTMQCFVNQNADNELSFRAEEFSDVSELQALAELIGPYGMKFLGENLMWHITSQVSELKKMVIENMDILVQMKNNFDKPEEMITLKKRLTGGENVLKRMTIIGVILSFRSMAMNCLKDMLRKHCPYLMAPIECLRNFISLETDIKVTLSIFELASAAGLKCDIDPALVAAISNMQTDNTSVEEEFKLSRLLLVYVAVSLPTLALDPNSLYSQEHGGHNNNIHCLAAAINQLTAAMFTVQNQNIEQQLKEFLLLASSTLLQLGQNVERVEVKNRESIYLLLHMIVEDSPFLSQDMLESCFPYVLLRNAYREVHKAVFMPTA from the exons ATAAAGGGATGGAACCTGCAGTCAAGTACATCAATAAGAAATTCCCTAATATTGACTTCAGAGGAAACATT caaaacctGACTTGCATCCAGCGACAGAAATCTGAGGTACTAGCAGCCACAGCAAGCTTCTACGACTCCTTCCTGGATGTCATAGAGTTCAGG GATCACGTTTATGAACTGCTGAACACCATTGATGCCTGCCAGTGCTTCTTTGATATT GCTTCCAACTTCGATTTCACCAAAAACTATCTGGACCTAATAAGCACCTATGCATCTGTTATCATCTTGCTCTCTCGCATTGATGACAAAAAGGTCTTGGTGGGAATGTTCAACTGTGCTCATGAGATGACCAATGGCAGCAG CGATCCCTCATACCCACGGCTTGGACAGATGTTTGTGGAATATGACCATCCATGGAAGAAGCTGACTGAAGAGTTTGGCCCTCACACAAGG TCTGTTACAGCAGCATTGCTTTCTCTAAAGATGGTCTACCCTCGGAGGAACCTGCCTGCAGAGCAATGGAGGAGCGCTCAGCTCCTCAGCTTACTCAGCACTCCAGCTTCCATGCTGGACCCGGCCTGCTGCGAAACT ATGGCATGTGAATACCTTTCTATGGAAATAATGGAGCGCTGGATCATTA TTGGTTTCCTGTTGTGCCACAGCAGTCTGAACACAAACCAGGCCTCCCTGGAGCTTTGGAAGATGGCCCTGCGGAGCGGCCTCTTCCTTAACCTCACCAGAGAAGAAGTCCTCAACATACACAAAGTCTCTGAGGACCTCTTTGATGGCATAAAGGG ATACAGCAAACGCATTGCAGACATCAAGGAATGTCGTGAGCACGTTCTGGCCAACTG TGGAGCAATGCACAGAGAGCGGAGGCATTTTCTGAGAGCAGCACTGAAGGAACTGTTCAAAGTTCTGGAAGATGAACCTGGACTTCTTGGACCAAAG GCCCTATTTGTCATGATGGCTTTGTCATTTTCCCGTGACGAGGTCATGTGGCTCGTCAGACACTCTGAGAACATGCCAAAGATGAAGACGCTAGATGACTACAATGACAA tcagaTGGCTGAGCTGCTGTATTTTATGGAGAAGTTGAGAggactgatgaaaaagtacaaccATGTAGTCCAGCGTTACCATGTTCAATATCTTGCACAGTTTGATGCCTTGCTTCTCAATGACACCATACAG AACATGTACGTTTGTCCAGAGGAGGAGTCGGTTCTTATGAGCTCGTTTGTCTCAACCCTTTCTGCTCTTTCTATTAAACAAG TGGACAACAAAGAGGAGTTTGATTTCACAGGACTGCGAATGGACTGGCTAAGACTACAG GCTTATACGAGTGTAAATAAGGCACCTCTTCCACTGAAAGACTATCCTGACTTGGCTAAAGTGATGAACATGATCCAGTTTCACACCAGGATGGTGGACAGTGTGGAAGAAATGCTCTATGAAACCTCAGAGCTCTCCATATTGTG CTTCTATCCTCGTGTCTTTGAGAAGATGTTCACTCAGAGCAGTGAGGAGATGACCATGAAGCGGTACCTCATGTCCTTCCCTTCTGTCTGCTCTCACTTCAGTCAGTGTGGACACCCACTCTGCCCAGAAGAG ACAGAGATACTGGAGAAGCGAAGTCTGCGCCTGTGTGTGACCTTCTTGGAGCAGATAGCAAAGCAGACGGGCGGTGTTGTGTTGGAGATATGTGCTGAGCAGCGCAATCTCAATGACCAG TTGCTGCCTAAGCACTGTGCTGAGTCCATCAGTGCTGCTCGCtacagaaagcagaagaaacctTTGCCAAAGAAGGGAGaggttcaaaaagaaaaaccaggtGCTGAGAGCCTGAGAAAAGACCGGAGTGTGACCACCAA CATGGACAAGTTGCACATGATGCTGACAGAGCTGTGCTCCTCCTACAGTCTCAGCGCAGACATTATGGTTTTTGAACATGTTGTCGTTCCAACAGAGTTCCTCCTTTCCCATCTGGAGATGCGTCTGACAGA AATCATCGTCAAGATGACCAATTACAACCAGACCACCCAGGAGATAACACGTCCCTCTGACCTGCTGGCGGGGATAAGATCCTACACAGCCAGCATGCACGGCCTCGCAGGCTACATCAACGTGGACGTCACCCGGCTGGTGAAGagtgtgctgctgcagcagacacAGCCGCTGGACTCCCGCGGAGGAGCCACAGTTACACACTACTACACAACGTG GTATCTGGAGGCTCTTTTACGTCAAGCGAGCAGTTCCTTGATCGTCCACTGTCCTACGATGCAGTGCTTCGTCAACCAGAACGCCGACAACGAACTAAGCTTCAGAGCAGAGGAGTTCTCAGACGTATCAG AGTTACAGGCCCTGGCAGAACTTATTGGTCCATACGGCATGAAGTTTCTCGGGGAGAACTTGATGTGGCACATTACTTCTCAAGTCAGCGAGCTGAAG AAAATGGTGATTGAGAACATGGACATCCTGGTacagatgaaaaacaactttgacAAGCCCGAGGAAATGATCACTCTAAAAAAGAGGCTGACAG GAGGAGAAAATGTCCTGAAAAGGATGACCATCATCGGAGTGATCCTCTCATTCAGATCCATGGCAATGAACTGCCTGAAAGAT ATGCTGCGGAAACATTGTCCATACCTGATGGCACCCATTGAATGTCTCAGGAACTTCATCTCCCTTGAAACAGACATCAAG GTGACACTGAGTATTTTTGAGCTGGCTTCCGCCGCAGGACTGAAATGTGATATTGACCCGGCCCTTGTTGCAGCTATTAGCAATATGCAAACAG ATAACACATCAGTTGAAGAAGAGTTCAAGCTGTCTCGTTTGTTACTTGTCTACGTCGCTGTGTCGCTGCCTACCCTCGCTCTGGACCCCAACTCCTTGTATAGTCAAGAACACGGAG gtcACAACAACAACATCCACTGTTTAGCTGCAGCAATCAATCAGCTGACTGCTGCCATGTTCacggtccagaaccagaacattgaGCAGCAACTCAAAGAGTTTCTCCTG CTAGCCTCCTCCACTCTGCTTCAGCTGGGACAAAACGTGGAACGAGTGGAAGTCAAAAACCGAGAGTCCATCTACTTGCTCCTGCACATG ATTGTGGAAGACTCTCCGTTTCTGAGCCAAGACATGCTGGAAAGCTGCTTCCCGTACGTTCTTCTCCGAAATGCCTACAGGGAGGTGCACAAGGCTGTCTTCATGCCTACGGCCTGA
- the nckap1l gene encoding nck-associated protein 1-like isoform X2, translating into MFNCAHEMTNGSSDPSYPRLGQMFVEYDHPWKKLTEEFGPHTRSVTAALLSLKMVYPRRNLPAEQWRSAQLLSLLSTPASMLDPACCETMACEYLSMEIMERWIIIGFLLCHSSLNTNQASLELWKMALRSGLFLNLTREEVLNIHKVSEDLFDGIKGYSKRIADIKECREHVLANCGAMHRERRHFLRAALKELFKVLEDEPGLLGPKALFVMMALSFSRDEVMWLVRHSENMPKMKTLDDYNDNQMAELLYFMEKLRGLMKKYNHVVQRYHVQYLAQFDALLLNDTIQNMYVCPEEESVLMSSFVSTLSALSIKQVDNKEEFDFTGLRMDWLRLQAYTSVNKAPLPLKDYPDLAKVMNMIQFHTRMVDSVEEMLYETSELSILCFYPRVFEKMFTQSSEEMTMKRYLMSFPSVCSHFSQCGHPLCPEETEILEKRSLRLCVTFLEQIAKQTGGVVLEICAEQRNLNDQLLPKHCAESISAARYRKQKKPLPKKGEVQKEKPGAESLRKDRSVTTNMDKLHMMLTELCSSYSLSADIMVFEHVVVPTEFLLSHLEMRLTEIIVKMTNYNQTTQEITRPSDLLAGIRSYTASMHGLAGYINVDVTRLVKSVLLQQTQPLDSRGGATVTHYYTTWYLEALLRQASSSLIVHCPTMQCFVNQNADNELSFRAEEFSDVSELQALAELIGPYGMKFLGENLMWHITSQVSELKKMVIENMDILVQMKNNFDKPEEMITLKKRLTGGENVLKRMTIIGVILSFRSMAMNCLKDMLRKHCPYLMAPIECLRNFISLETDIKVTLSIFELASAAGLKCDIDPALVAAISNMQTDNTSVEEEFKLSRLLLVYVAVSLPTLALDPNSLYSQEHGGHNNNIHCLAAAINQLTAAMFTVQNQNIEQQLKEFLLLASSTLLQLGQNVERVEVKNRESIYLLLHMIVEDSPFLSQDMLESCFPYVLLRNAYREVHKAVFMPTA; encoded by the exons ATGTTCAACTGTGCTCATGAGATGACCAATGGCAGCAG CGATCCCTCATACCCACGGCTTGGACAGATGTTTGTGGAATATGACCATCCATGGAAGAAGCTGACTGAAGAGTTTGGCCCTCACACAAGG TCTGTTACAGCAGCATTGCTTTCTCTAAAGATGGTCTACCCTCGGAGGAACCTGCCTGCAGAGCAATGGAGGAGCGCTCAGCTCCTCAGCTTACTCAGCACTCCAGCTTCCATGCTGGACCCGGCCTGCTGCGAAACT ATGGCATGTGAATACCTTTCTATGGAAATAATGGAGCGCTGGATCATTA TTGGTTTCCTGTTGTGCCACAGCAGTCTGAACACAAACCAGGCCTCCCTGGAGCTTTGGAAGATGGCCCTGCGGAGCGGCCTCTTCCTTAACCTCACCAGAGAAGAAGTCCTCAACATACACAAAGTCTCTGAGGACCTCTTTGATGGCATAAAGGG ATACAGCAAACGCATTGCAGACATCAAGGAATGTCGTGAGCACGTTCTGGCCAACTG TGGAGCAATGCACAGAGAGCGGAGGCATTTTCTGAGAGCAGCACTGAAGGAACTGTTCAAAGTTCTGGAAGATGAACCTGGACTTCTTGGACCAAAG GCCCTATTTGTCATGATGGCTTTGTCATTTTCCCGTGACGAGGTCATGTGGCTCGTCAGACACTCTGAGAACATGCCAAAGATGAAGACGCTAGATGACTACAATGACAA tcagaTGGCTGAGCTGCTGTATTTTATGGAGAAGTTGAGAggactgatgaaaaagtacaaccATGTAGTCCAGCGTTACCATGTTCAATATCTTGCACAGTTTGATGCCTTGCTTCTCAATGACACCATACAG AACATGTACGTTTGTCCAGAGGAGGAGTCGGTTCTTATGAGCTCGTTTGTCTCAACCCTTTCTGCTCTTTCTATTAAACAAG TGGACAACAAAGAGGAGTTTGATTTCACAGGACTGCGAATGGACTGGCTAAGACTACAG GCTTATACGAGTGTAAATAAGGCACCTCTTCCACTGAAAGACTATCCTGACTTGGCTAAAGTGATGAACATGATCCAGTTTCACACCAGGATGGTGGACAGTGTGGAAGAAATGCTCTATGAAACCTCAGAGCTCTCCATATTGTG CTTCTATCCTCGTGTCTTTGAGAAGATGTTCACTCAGAGCAGTGAGGAGATGACCATGAAGCGGTACCTCATGTCCTTCCCTTCTGTCTGCTCTCACTTCAGTCAGTGTGGACACCCACTCTGCCCAGAAGAG ACAGAGATACTGGAGAAGCGAAGTCTGCGCCTGTGTGTGACCTTCTTGGAGCAGATAGCAAAGCAGACGGGCGGTGTTGTGTTGGAGATATGTGCTGAGCAGCGCAATCTCAATGACCAG TTGCTGCCTAAGCACTGTGCTGAGTCCATCAGTGCTGCTCGCtacagaaagcagaagaaacctTTGCCAAAGAAGGGAGaggttcaaaaagaaaaaccaggtGCTGAGAGCCTGAGAAAAGACCGGAGTGTGACCACCAA CATGGACAAGTTGCACATGATGCTGACAGAGCTGTGCTCCTCCTACAGTCTCAGCGCAGACATTATGGTTTTTGAACATGTTGTCGTTCCAACAGAGTTCCTCCTTTCCCATCTGGAGATGCGTCTGACAGA AATCATCGTCAAGATGACCAATTACAACCAGACCACCCAGGAGATAACACGTCCCTCTGACCTGCTGGCGGGGATAAGATCCTACACAGCCAGCATGCACGGCCTCGCAGGCTACATCAACGTGGACGTCACCCGGCTGGTGAAGagtgtgctgctgcagcagacacAGCCGCTGGACTCCCGCGGAGGAGCCACAGTTACACACTACTACACAACGTG GTATCTGGAGGCTCTTTTACGTCAAGCGAGCAGTTCCTTGATCGTCCACTGTCCTACGATGCAGTGCTTCGTCAACCAGAACGCCGACAACGAACTAAGCTTCAGAGCAGAGGAGTTCTCAGACGTATCAG AGTTACAGGCCCTGGCAGAACTTATTGGTCCATACGGCATGAAGTTTCTCGGGGAGAACTTGATGTGGCACATTACTTCTCAAGTCAGCGAGCTGAAG AAAATGGTGATTGAGAACATGGACATCCTGGTacagatgaaaaacaactttgacAAGCCCGAGGAAATGATCACTCTAAAAAAGAGGCTGACAG GAGGAGAAAATGTCCTGAAAAGGATGACCATCATCGGAGTGATCCTCTCATTCAGATCCATGGCAATGAACTGCCTGAAAGAT ATGCTGCGGAAACATTGTCCATACCTGATGGCACCCATTGAATGTCTCAGGAACTTCATCTCCCTTGAAACAGACATCAAG GTGACACTGAGTATTTTTGAGCTGGCTTCCGCCGCAGGACTGAAATGTGATATTGACCCGGCCCTTGTTGCAGCTATTAGCAATATGCAAACAG ATAACACATCAGTTGAAGAAGAGTTCAAGCTGTCTCGTTTGTTACTTGTCTACGTCGCTGTGTCGCTGCCTACCCTCGCTCTGGACCCCAACTCCTTGTATAGTCAAGAACACGGAG gtcACAACAACAACATCCACTGTTTAGCTGCAGCAATCAATCAGCTGACTGCTGCCATGTTCacggtccagaaccagaacattgaGCAGCAACTCAAAGAGTTTCTCCTG CTAGCCTCCTCCACTCTGCTTCAGCTGGGACAAAACGTGGAACGAGTGGAAGTCAAAAACCGAGAGTCCATCTACTTGCTCCTGCACATG ATTGTGGAAGACTCTCCGTTTCTGAGCCAAGACATGCTGGAAAGCTGCTTCCCGTACGTTCTTCTCCGAAATGCCTACAGGGAGGTGCACAAGGCTGTCTTCATGCCTACGGCCTGA